A window from Choristoneura fumiferana chromosome 22, NRCan_CFum_1, whole genome shotgun sequence encodes these proteins:
- the LOC141440272 gene encoding KRAB-A domain-containing protein 2-like — MAAVPSTSSASQTETEFDYEGVKKKYMRQIELFYFNKKLGTNAPWTRKVVEKIKSVIKEGIRLLEIGYRSQLGTNRIMEKYEIYTENGEQKLIFKRKTPDDHIIRIVGAEDCFDIVVDAHIKTDHGGYDKIIKTLRHMYCIPKTSIDFIVASCNVCLMNNSESRRKADNRTSQVFHDVGQVSLINMCLEPDHEFKFILFYLDRSTKFMLLRPLVTNTFNEVAMELLKIFLDIGPPQRLGTYDRVYFGKVLSLVRAAYGNFHNISLILPVKLPEISAIDVKNMLKKWQQQSGSRNWAMGCYMVQWENNCTNTSDDRSPYETVFKMKPWFSLQSSNKSLHKQDGSNNNASCQRNDRDSIKVLDEGDILVPSGDSEDDKFSNASEVAEITEENGKIITTIPLNPSNEIATSTLHTAKPKMPVNENQFSKTDVIIEQPLQIVGNANATPGSSVQPEITQDLDDIPASMIVKGLKIPENLKCHVCKTLIVKPYVCVKCNRFVHLFCSDRLMKQAVPVNVLNVTCTACTILAKRNEPKSKESDSDNAKKVPDDSETVSKKKKIA; from the coding sequence ATGGCGGCCGTTCCGAGCACGTCGTCAGCTTCACAAACTGAAACAGAATTCGACTATGAaggagtgaaaaaaaaatacatgcgtCAAATTGAATTGttctatttcaacaaaaaattaggCACAAACGCGCCGTGGACCCGAAAAGTGGTGGAGAAAATAAAATCAGTCATTAAGGAAGGAATTCGTTTGCTAGAAATTGGGTATCGCTCACAACTCGGGACTAACAGAATAATGGAGAAATATGAAATTTATACAGAAAATGGTGAGCAAAAACTGATTTTTAAGAGAAAGACTCCTGATGATCACATCATACGAATTGTGGGGGCTGAAGATTGTTTTGACATTGTAGTGGATGCTCATATTAAGACAGATCACGGAGGGTacgataaaattataaaaactctAAGACACATGTACTGTATCCCAAAGACCAGTATCGATTTCATTGTTGCTTCGTGCAATGTGTGCTTGATGAACAACAGCGAATCTAGACGCAAAGCTGACAATAGAACATCTCAAGTTTTTCACGATGTAGGTCAGGTGAGTTTGATTAACATGTGTTTGGAACCCGATCATGAATTCAAGTTTATCCTGTTCTACTTAGATAGATCTACAAAATTTATGCTCTTGCGGCCTTTGGTCACCAACACTTTCAACGAAGTAGCAATGGAGcttctaaaaatttttttagacatCGGTCCGCCACAAAGATTGGGGACCTATGATCGAGTGTACTTCGGTAAGGTCTTAAGTTTGGTGAGAGCGGCATATGGAAATTTCCATAATATATCTCTGATATTACCAGTCAAGTTGCCTGAAATCAGTGCAATTGATGTTAAGAATATGCTAAAAAAATGGCAGCAACAGTCCGGTAGTCGCAACTGGGCTATGGGATGCTATATGGTTCAGTGGGAGAACAATTGCACCAATACTAGTGATGATAGATCGCCTTAtgaaactgtttttaaaatgaaGCCCTGGTTCAGTTTACAATCGTCCAATAAATCACTTCACAAGCAAGATGGTTCAAATAATAATGCATCCTGTCAAAGGAACGACCGTGATTCCATAAAAGTTCTTGACGAAGGCGATATTTTAGTTCCGTCTGGTGATTCTGAGGACGACAAGTTCTCAAATGCGAGTGAAGTAGCTGAGATAACTGAAGAGAACGGCAAAATTATCACTACTATACCTTTGAATCCGTCAAATGAAATTGCAACTAGTACTTTGCACACAGCCAAGCCTAAAATGCCAGTAAACGAAAATCAATTTTCTAAGACAGATGTTATTATAGAACAGCCATTGCAAATAGTCGGTAATGCAAATGCAACACCTGGAAGTTCCGTACAGCCTGAAATTACGCAAGACTTAGACGATATCCCTGCTTCAATGATCGTGAAAGGGCTAAAGATACCTGAGAACTTAAAATGCCACGTGTGTAAAACACTTATAGTCAAGCCGTATGTTTGTGTGAAATGCAATAGATTCGTGCATTTGTTCTGTTCTGATAGATTAATGAAACAAGCCGTACCTGTAAATGTTCTAAATGTGACATGTACAGCTTGCACAATTTTAGCAAAGCGTAATGAACCGAAATCGAAGGAAAGCGATAGTGACAACGCTAAAAAAGTGCCTGATGATAGCGAAACGGTCAgcaagaaaaagaaaatcgCATAA